GGAGTATATTTTATACTTGGATGCAGATGATGTTGTGCTAGAAGAGGATCGGGCTAAATTAAAAGAATTGAAAGAAACCCTAGATCCCTCAGTAGATTCAGTTTCTATGTATTATGATGCAGGAACGGATGAATTTGGAAATGTAACCTTAAGATATAGACGCAATCGTCTTGTTAAAAGAGAAAAGAATTTCCTTTGGTGTGGCGATTGTCATCAGTATTTAGCTGTAAATGGCAAAATTATTAATGCTGATATTGCTATAACCCATAAAAAAATTAAGCATGCCGTTGGTCGTACTGTTTCAATTTATGAGAAAAAAATAGAGCGTGGAGACGACTTTTCACCAAGAGATTACTTTTATTATGGAAATGAATTAAGAGAAAATGGTCACTATGAGAAAGCTATTGAAAGCTATGATAAAAATATAGCTTTAAAAGAAGGATGGATTGAAGATAAAATATTTGCTTGTATCTTTAAAGCTGACTGTTATCGTTTTCTTGGTGACTTAAACAATGAATTAAATTCATTGTTTCAATCCTTTCAATTATCTGCCCCTAGAGCAGAAGCTTGTAGTCGCATAGGATATAATTTTCAGCAAAAGACAGATTATAAAACTGCGGCTTTTTGGTATGAATTGGCTATACAACAAGTACCTGATCCTGATCGTTGGAGTTTTGTTTATACGGCTTACCACACTTGGTACCCTCATCTCCAATTATGTGTTTGCTACTATAATCTAGGTGACTATCAAAAAGCTTATGAGCATAATGAAGAAGCTATGCAGTATCGACCAGAAGACCAACGGATGCGTCATAATAAAGCACTTCTTAAAGAAAAATTAAATAAGCCAGCAACAGTAAAGGAAGATAACTAATAACTAAACATTCTTAATAATAAAGGTACTCTTATTGAGTACCCTTGTTGTTTTTAATATAAATGTATCAAGAAGTTCTCCGTCCACACAATATGAGTAATTAATATGTGTTGACATGTTTATTACCACTACTCTTTAATAGATTGAATAATAAATTCATTTTATGCGAGAAAATGAATGGCTGACAAGAGGTGTTATTATACCTAGGTCAATTAATTTTTAGATTTAGTTAACTTTTTTTAATATAAAAAAATATCCCAAATCATCAAAACTACCTTTTACATCCATTACACCTATTACTGTATTATTATCTAATTTTCTAAAAACATCAATAATAGGCACGTTATCATAAATCATTGCAGTACTTACTTTTCCTCTATACTCAATTTGACGAAGTCGTGCTTTAGAATATTTAGTTCTAAAACATTTTAATATCCAATCATATTTATGTGGATTAACATTTCTATTGTTTATCATCTTCTTAAGTATTTTTGATTTCATTACTTTAATATAATACTTAAACACTTGGTCTGGATTAACTAGAAACTTTTTGCCACTTCTTTCTTTAAAAACTAATGGGTGTACCGTTTCTTTATCGATGAATTGTTTTCCATACCATGGAAATAAGGTCAGCACCCCATCCATCGGGTGTCCGGAAGGTAGTTCCTTACCTTTCCATTTGCCTACCATTTTCTCAACATCTACAGGCTCAAGTTTATCGTAAAAAGCAAAAGCTTCTTGCTGTGTCGTCCCTTTTTCTAGTAGTTTTATCAATTGTTTTTTATTCTCATTCATTCCTATAAACCTCCCATATGTATTCTACCCTCATCAATGCTATTAAATTTATCATTTTATTAAAAATCGCCCCAGTGCTCTTAATGTCACTTACTCTGCTGCTATTTCTCTTTGCATTTTTTTACTTAGAGCATTAAAAACCAATTGGTAAGATTGATCAACCATAAGTTTAATGACAGTCTCTGGAACGTCGCTTTCTAGATTTACAGAATTCCAGTGGACTTTATTCATATAATAGCCTTCATTAACATCAGCATATTGATTTCTTAGTGATTCTCCAAACAAAGGATCACATTTCACTGTTACGATGGGCTCTCCTACTTTGTTTTTACAAATAGCTCCGAACATCTTTCCTCCAATTAAATATCTATGCCATTGCCATTCTTCTTTAAAATCTTTTGTAGCACCTACCTTTGATAACAAATATTCATCTAGCCATTTGTATTGCATACCTATCAACTCCTCCAAACATTTTTGATTTGCTTTTCATCCTTGACTGTGTAACCCCTCATTGAAACATAACATCCTTAGGCTATATTATCTTGAATATAAGATGTACCTAAACACAAGTTAATTATATTTAATATTTCTCTTAAGTCTTCATCAGAGAATACATTGATCGGTTGAGCTATATAACCCATCCCCCATAAATCCCAACTTAATGTTTCAAATCTTGGGAACTCTGAAGCAGCTTGTTGAATATGATAAACCAAAGTATTTACTTCTTTATATCTTTTTGGGTTATCTGTTCTCCATCTATCATAAATCCTTTTATCCATAAACCCTTTTAATGCTTGCGCCACTTCATAGCGATAATTTTGTTCATTTTCTTTATAGACACTAAAATATCCCTCTAGGTTTCTTTGTAACATCTTATACACAAAAATCCCTCCTGAACTTTTTTACATTCTCTAGAAAATACGCCTTAAGAATATGACTAATGTTTTCTCTTTTTTTTACATCCTCAATTAATACATTGATTGTTTCTTTATTTGCCTTTTTAAGCAATTCTTTAATATCTTCTTTGTCTTTACCAGAATATCTACCAATCTTAGTTACAATAATATCTTCTACACTTAATGCATAAACTTCTATATGCTTTATTTCTCTTACCCGTATTGCTCTTTGTGAGTATCCTTCTGCTAAAGTTGTCAAATATATATCCAAATAATCTACTTCACCTAGTATCCTAAATAACCTTCCCACATTTGCTGAATAATGTAAGTCTATAATATCTATATCACGAGTGACTCTATCTAAGTATCCTTCCACAATACAAGCTGAACCGCCTAATAAGTAAATAGGTGGACAATCTATTTTCTTTAATATAGCAAAGTCTTCCATATCTTGAAATGCTGAGATAAGTGCTTGTTTATCCATATTCATAATAACTTACTCCTTATGATGATTATAATAATTAAATTATAACTTTTAAATTTCATCCATGCAAGTCATAACACTATCAACTTAGGACCATTGTACATGTTGGAAGAAAAAGACAAAAAGGCATTGACCGAACGGTCGGTTTATGATAGGGTGTATTAGAGGTGATTTTTGTGGTAAATCTAAATTCTTTATCTACTTCGGATAAAATTCTATATGCAGCAATGGAAATCATAAGCCAAGAAGGTTTAAAAGGTCTAACTGCTTCAAAACTGGCTAAAATAGCCAATATAAGTAAAAGTACTGTGTTTCATTATTATAAAAGCATGGATGATATTCCTGCTTTAGTTCTAAAAACATTGTATTCTGAAATATTTTCTCCATTAGAACAAGTCAATTATAATAGTGTTTATGATTATCTTAACACCGTTGGACTGACATCTTTTTCAAAGGATGAACAACAACGCCTTCTTTACAAGGCATTTTTAAGTCTTTATCAAGAAAGTATGCATAATCTACATCTAAAAGAGATTGTAAACATTTGTTCCAAGGAATTTGCTTTAGTAATATATACTCAGTTAAGAGCATTGATAAAAGGCACTATAGAAGATAGCCAAGTTAAAAACATTACTCAACTTATATTCATGACATTAGATGGGATTTGCCTTCATTATTTGATTAATGGTAACCAGCAAGAAGCTCTAACTTCTTGGGAATTATTTATAACTGCTCTTATTAAACACTATAATTTGGATTAGGAGGGATTGGATTGAAAAAAGCAATTATTTACTATTTTAGCGGGACAGGTAATACTTGGTGGTTATCCAAAGAACTTAAAAAGCAACTGAACCTTAATAACTGGGAAGTCGATTATTTCTCCATAGAATGCATTCAAACTATAGATATTTTAACACAGATTAAAGACGTCCATCATATAATATTTGGTTTTCCTGTTTATGGTTCCACTGCGCCAAGACCCATGCTTAATTTCATTCACAACTTCCCCAAAGCTAATCATTCTCAATCCATCAGTGTTTTTGCTACGCAAGCCTTAGCTTCTGGAGACACAGCCTACTTTGTGGGAAAACAACTTATCCAAAAAGGATACTGTCTTAATCAAACAATGCATTTTAGAATGATGAATAATCTTCATTTACCGAAGTTTAGATTTTATCCTCCAAAAAATGATGACCGAGTGATCTCACTTCATCATAAGAATTTACCAAAGATAAAAAAGCTTGCACTTTACATTACTCAAAATGAAAAGGTGCTTCATGGTAAATATTCTTTAGGTATTATCATAGGTGCTTTTCAACGGAGTCATATTGACAAACTCATTCATACTGCAGGTAAACGATTCACAGTCGATACCTCTCGTTGTATCAACTGTGATCAGTGCATAAAAATTTGTCCAACTAAAAACATTGTTGGGTCTAACAATACCTATGATTTTAAAAAGAACTGCGTCTTTTGCTTGCGCTGCTATTCCCAATGCCCGACTCATGCAATTTTAATTGGTGAACATTCAAAGGATGTAGAAAAATTCCCTAGATATAAAGGCCCACAGGATGGTTTTGATGTTAATTTTTTAATAAAAAAATAGATATGTATAAACAATGCTCTTAATAAGGTTTGAAAGTTCACACTTAATAACTAATAGTTTTGAATTTTATAGCACCTATAAATGTAGAACCAAAGAACTCTACCTTTATAGGCTCTTTTTTTGTAATCTATCATATTATATTGTGTAGCTTGTTTTTTTATTTTAAGGGATGTGAGAATATATGAGTCGAAGAAAGAAAAAGTTTTTTGAAAGTGAAAAAGATTGTAATTTTAGTGATATGAGTTGTACTACTAATTGGTACAATTTTTGTAAACATCCAAAAAAACCTATTTGTCCTACCGGGCCTACTGGACTGACTGGCGCTACTGGACCGACTGGCGCTACTGGACCGACTGGCGCTACTGGACCGACTGGCGCTACTGGACCGACTGGCGCTACTGGACCAACTGGCGCTACTGGACCAACTGGGCCGGCAGATGGTCCTACTGGTCCTACTGGTCCTACTGGTCCTACTGGTCCCACTGGAACTGTTGAACCCAACCCATTTCAAGTGTATGTTCAGGCTGGAGCAGTTGGTGGCGATGGTTCACAAGCCAATCCCTTTGGAACAATACAAGAAGGTGTTACAGCTGTACTTCCAACAGGAACGGTTCATATCCTAGAAGGAACTTACCCCATAACTTCTCAAATAACGATTAATAAAGCAGGAGTAACATTACAAGGATATCCAAATGCTCTAGTAGAGCTCCAAGCACCTGTAATTCCTTTTCTAGTCACAGGAGACGGTATAACTATAGAGGGCTTAACCATTACAAGTGATATCCCATATGCTGTTGAATTTATTCAATTTGCTGGAACGAATCATAGACTAATTGATAATGTTATATTTGGACCACCTCAAGCAGGCCCATCAACCGGTTGGGTTGTCAATCGTGGGTTTCTCACACAAGGCAATGTGGAGGATCTCATTGTTCAGGATAATATTTTTTATTCACTCAGACAACCTGCTTATTTAAATCCAAATTCAACTGGTCATATCGTCAACAACGTGGTCTATAATACCCGCGGCTTCGTAGTAGATGGCGCAATATTTGTTTTCTCTGGCAACTCATGGGGCATCCCCGAAAATGCCGTTGATATTGCGTTATTAGTAGGGACACCCGTAGGACCACCTTACGATCCTATAGCTGTGTTATCTGCAAATAATAGTGACGCTTCCATTAGTGATCAGAGATAATTATCAATATATTTTTCCACCCACGTAGTGGGTGGTTTTTAATGAGTGTCTAAAATATGCAATCATCTAAAAAAGGCACCAATAGATACAAATAAACTTAAGTATGATGGTCAGTAAAATTTATTATTTACCCTATGCTCCTATTTCAATTACTTTATCTGCATTTTCTATAGTTGACAAGCGATGAGCAATAATGATTGTTGTTCTGTTCTTGCCATAACGTTCAACAGCTCTCTAATCAGTCTCTCAGACTCAGAATCTAAAGCTGATGTTGCTTCATCTAAAAGGAGTATTGGTGAATTTTTTATGATGGCTCTTGCTATGGAAATTCTCTGACACTGTCCACCGGATAAACGAATGCCCTT
The genomic region above belongs to Natranaerovirga hydrolytica and contains:
- a CDS encoding glycosyltransferase translates to MITISLCMIVKNEEALLARCLDTIKDIVDEINIVDTGSTDRTVEIAKQYTDRVFFFEWIGNFAAARNESFKYATKEYILYLDADDVVLEEDRAKLKELKETLDPSVDSVSMYYDAGTDEFGNVTLRYRRNRLVKREKNFLWCGDCHQYLAVNGKIINADIAITHKKIKHAVGRTVSIYEKKIERGDDFSPRDYFYYGNELRENGHYEKAIESYDKNIALKEGWIEDKIFACIFKADCYRFLGDLNNELNSLFQSFQLSAPRAEACSRIGYNFQQKTDYKTAAFWYELAIQQVPDPDRWSFVYTAYHTWYPHLQLCVCYYNLGDYQKAYEHNEEAMQYRPEDQRMRHNKALLKEKLNKPATVKEDN
- a CDS encoding DUF4334 domain-containing protein, which translates into the protein MNENKKQLIKLLEKGTTQQEAFAFYDKLEPVDVEKMVGKWKGKELPSGHPMDGVLTLFPWYGKQFIDKETVHPLVFKERSGKKFLVNPDQVFKYYIKVMKSKILKKMINNRNVNPHKYDWILKCFRTKYSKARLRQIEYRGKVSTAMIYDNVPIIDVFRKLDNNTVIGVMDVKGSFDDLGYFFILKKVN
- a CDS encoding MmcQ/YjbR family DNA-binding protein; the protein is MQYKWLDEYLLSKVGATKDFKEEWQWHRYLIGGKMFGAICKNKVGEPIVTVKCDPLFGESLRNQYADVNEGYYMNKVHWNSVNLESDVPETVIKLMVDQSYQLVFNALSKKMQREIAAE
- a CDS encoding DUF6036 family nucleotidyltransferase, which produces MNMDKQALISAFQDMEDFAILKKIDCPPIYLLGGSACIVEGYLDRVTRDIDIIDLHYSANVGRLFRILGEVDYLDIYLTTLAEGYSQRAIRVREIKHIEVYALSVEDIIVTKIGRYSGKDKEDIKELLKKANKETINVLIEDVKKRENISHILKAYFLENVKKFRRDFCV
- a CDS encoding TetR/AcrR family transcriptional regulator, whose product is MVNLNSLSTSDKILYAAMEIISQEGLKGLTASKLAKIANISKSTVFHYYKSMDDIPALVLKTLYSEIFSPLEQVNYNSVYDYLNTVGLTSFSKDEQQRLLYKAFLSLYQESMHNLHLKEIVNICSKEFALVIYTQLRALIKGTIEDSQVKNITQLIFMTLDGICLHYLINGNQQEALTSWELFITALIKHYNLD
- a CDS encoding EFR1 family ferrodoxin (N-terminal region resembles flavodoxins. C-terminal ferrodoxin region binds two 4Fe-4S clusters.); protein product: MKKAIIYYFSGTGNTWWLSKELKKQLNLNNWEVDYFSIECIQTIDILTQIKDVHHIIFGFPVYGSTAPRPMLNFIHNFPKANHSQSISVFATQALASGDTAYFVGKQLIQKGYCLNQTMHFRMMNNLHLPKFRFYPPKNDDRVISLHHKNLPKIKKLALYITQNEKVLHGKYSLGIIIGAFQRSHIDKLIHTAGKRFTVDTSRCINCDQCIKICPTKNIVGSNNTYDFKKNCVFCLRCYSQCPTHAILIGEHSKDVEKFPRYKGPQDGFDVNFLIKK
- a CDS encoding collagen-like protein encodes the protein MSRRKKKFFESEKDCNFSDMSCTTNWYNFCKHPKKPICPTGPTGLTGATGPTGATGPTGATGPTGATGPTGATGPTGATGPTGPADGPTGPTGPTGPTGPTGTVEPNPFQVYVQAGAVGGDGSQANPFGTIQEGVTAVLPTGTVHILEGTYPITSQITINKAGVTLQGYPNALVELQAPVIPFLVTGDGITIEGLTITSDIPYAVEFIQFAGTNHRLIDNVIFGPPQAGPSTGWVVNRGFLTQGNVEDLIVQDNIFYSLRQPAYLNPNSTGHIVNNVVYNTRGFVVDGAIFVFSGNSWGIPENAVDIALLVGTPVGPPYDPIAVLSANNSDASISDQR